One window from the genome of Yarrowia lipolytica chromosome 1B, complete sequence encodes:
- a CDS encoding uncharacterized protein (Compare to YALI0B01650g, some similarities with uniprot|Q12305 Saccharomyces cerevisiae YOR285w OR uniprot|Q08742 Saccharomyces cerevisiae YOR286w related to D. melanogaster heat shock protein) has product MKLSTLFSTFVCVTLGVASSAKEYSYFDVKKLSESLVDGSAPADTILIDVREPSEYAAGFIPGAFNMPLKTQSFALCKSPEEFETAMGFPKPSKNMHVVFYCQSGVRARMAEKQGEQCGYENRGIYLGSWKEWSQYETEVGQC; this is encoded by the coding sequence ATGAAACTATCCACCCTGTTCAGCACGTTTGTGTGCGTAACCTTGGGTGTCGCCTCTTCCGCCAAAGAGTACTCCTACTTTGACGTGAAGAAGCTGTCTGAGTCGCTGGTCGACGGATCGGCCCCGGCGGATACCATTCTCATCGACGTGCGGGAACCCAGCGAGTACGCCGCGGGGTTCATTCCGGGCGCTTTCAACATGCCTTTGAAAACGCAGTCGTTCGCCCTGTGCAAGTCCCCCGAGGAGTTTGAAACGGCCATGGGGTTCCCCAAGCCCAGTAAGAACATGCACGTGGTCTTCTACTGCCAGAGCGGAGTGCGGGCCCGAATGGCTGAAAAACAGGGAGAGCAATGTGGATATGAAAACCGGGGGATTTATCTGGGATCCTGGAAGGAGTGGAGCCAGTATGAGACAGAGGTGGGGCAGTGTTAG